The window gataacatttcctgaaaccgatggcttctcctgtcacttccttATGCACAGGTGCCTGGCCGTATCTCGGAGCAGAttcacagcatctgtttgtaaagacactttcctcttgttcctttcatgggggtcccccgttttcgggacatcccccctggagcagggtgtcccctctttgctgcagccccagccctcaggcagagctcagccaatcagagcgcacggcgctgatgactcaccagttgccaggcagactcgcagctcccagcgttccccacctggactccacctgcgcccccccctcggccccatcgcccccgcgaggggaatttggggaggtgggagtggggcagcgccaaggccgggcccccccgcgctgtcctggcgggagcggctgcagtggggaccgaGTGCGGGTGGAAGCGGCcgagagcccagcgctgccccagcccgacctgccccagctccatccctgcccctgcgctgggatgctgtgggtctggtgggaagagggagccggcagtgggtgctgggcctgggggcaggaggagaagggaaggagaagcagggttgaggaacaaaatggtcaaaCGATGGacgtggcaggagaaggtgggattgtgcaggagaaggaggaatagcaggaggaagaggagtgtgaggaagagcagagtcacaggaggaggagcagaaacaggaagcagcacaaggttccacccctccctgtatctgcagcctccccccagccccaggagcgctgctcccctcacatgcagcaggtgactgtggagggggatccaggattttcacggggtgaatcttggtgtttctgagcttgcttgggctaaatgttggtgctttggttttatgtggcagctgaatctttatcttttggaggaggtttttgctgaattgtggggtttgggatgtttttgaTGTGTGTATTGAGGTTTGCAGGATTTGTgggctgaatcttggtgttttgaAGGTTCTTACGTACAAAAACTTACCAATGACTTCTTGAGATGAACTTGGGCTATGAGGAACCTCCACTCCATGTTGctctcctcttcttttttccccaaaccaggatttgtcattcccagggcgtggctggatggaggaggaggaaaagccccggagatcctgcaggaggaggggctgcaaccccagcccagggatctgtggggaggaaagagcccccctgagccaggaaggcagCCAGAGATCCAGCCGGGGCTTGGAGTTGGTGGAGAtggctcatggcagggagaaacctcacaagtgcttggaatgtgggcagggtttcagctTCAGCTCCACCCTGCTCcggcaccagaggatccacactggggaacggccctacaagtgtggggagtgtgggaagggtttcagccagagctcccacctgatccatcaccagaggatccacactggggaatggccgtatgagtgcttggaatgtgggcagggatTCAGCCACAGCTCCAAACTGATcgagcaccagaggatccacactggggaacggccctacgagtgtggggagtgtgggaagggtttcAGCCGGAGCTCcaacctgatccagcaccaggtgatccacactgggaaacggccctacgagtgtggggagtgtgggaagagctttggccATTGCCATatgctgagaagacaccagcacatccacactggggagaggccctacgagtgtccccagtgtgggaagaggtttcacacCAGCTCCACTCTCCTCAAACatgagcggattcacacagatgagaggcccttccgctgccccgactgtgggaagggcttcaaccGCAACTCCAGTCTCACTgtgcaccggcgcatccacagcggggagaggccctacgagtgtggggagtgtgggaagagcttctcacagagctcaaacttgaccagacaccaacggtggcaccagtaagggaagccctgagaTAGTGTAAAAATTTAACAGGCTAGAAATCCCTTTGGATTTAGGTAAAATGTTCCTCTTTGTGCTTGcaaacataagtaaaatatgctgtttagtctagtAACTGGAGCACAAgaaaaactgccccagctaaagagaaagaatgcaaatttgtatgctaaagagataagaaagactcctcCAACCTTGAAACAAACATcgcagagtgacccaggagttctctctgtactttctgagAAAAAGtgagtacaagtgtaactagctgtaagtgtaaggcaaaatcagaagaatgaatatgcatgaacctattgtgaaattctatgaatatgtaaattagctagagtaataaaaaagaatCCGGAGTTTTCAGGTACACGCATGGCCAGTGAAGGGAAAAGCCTGGCGTGCGCGCGGTGCTGAAATACGTACCAAATCTTACAAATCTATCAGAATTGTAAGGTTTTCATTTTCCACCTCAATTCACCCAGCGAGTGCCCCGAGTGAAAGAAGAGCTTcgagtgagggaagagagtgagggaagagcttgcagtgagggaagagagtgagggaagagctttgtgggctgctccagctccatcccccatgggaggatccaggctggatgatccccagtgacccccgttgggcagagccctggtgcccccgaatggggaataaaacagagaggaaaacaatggagCTGATAAAGGGGCCGATATCTGAGGCCTGACTGAGCAGAAACTgtgggagacacagacacagtttaAGTCTCCCTGGGCAAGAAGTGACCAAGCAACCTGTTGTGAGAGTTTGTGATAAGATAATGTTCCCAGGTGCCGTGATGTCATGAAGAATGTGTAACTAATGGGAAATTGTTAGCAAACATCGAGCCCTATCTGAGCACCACACAAGTAAAACCCTGTATAAACACCTGGTACCCTCAATGAAATTGGCTTCTGGTCTAAACTCGGCTGTCCCCGTCTCTCCATCGTGGATAAGCCCTGTTGTGGGTGATCCccgttgggtggggggaaggtgttggagggatttcttttccttctgcttgtgctgctgtgtttggttggtaataaattccctccgtgtgcccaggctgggtctgTTGTCCCCGTGCCGGTGCTCGGGGCGGGATCTCTGCCGTTGCTTCTCTCCAGTCCCGGGCCTCTCCTCAGCCAATGAGAGAACGCGGTGGACAAGagtcagccaatcagagcgagcggggctgatgactcaccagttgccgGGCAGACCCGCAGCACCCAGTgttccccacctggaccccaccctccctgcccagtcCCGGCCCCCGCGTGGGGTCCCCCCAAgtccctccccactgccccccataACCTGGGCTGGGTTTAACTGGGAAGCTTTACTGGGAAGACTGGGAGCAGGCGGGCAGgggcagagtgacagcagggctAGG of the Anomalospiza imberbis isolate Cuckoo-Finch-1a 21T00152 chromosome 36, ASM3175350v1, whole genome shotgun sequence genome contains:
- the LOC137464103 gene encoding zinc finger protein 892-like, giving the protein MEEEEKPRRSCRRRGCNPSPGICGEERAPLSQEGSQRSSRGLELVEMAHGREKPHKCLECGQGFSFSSTLLRHQRIHTGERPYKCGECGKGFSQSSHLIHHQRIHTGEWPYECLECGQGFSHSSKLIEHQRIHTGERPYECGECGKGFSRSSNLIQHQVIHTGKRPYECGECGKSFGHCHMLRRHQHIHTGERPYECPQCGKRFHTSSTLLKHERIHTDERPFRCPDCGKGFNRNSSLTVHRRIHSGERPYECGECGKSFSQSSNLTRHQRWHQ